The Rhizobium rosettiformans genomic sequence CTCTGATCTTCCGCACCTTCGCACCCTTCCTGACGGCGCTGATGCTGGTCTTCTCGATCTTCGTCCTGCTGCGCGGCCACAATGAGCCCGGCGGTGGTTTCATCGGCGGGCTGATCGGCGCTGCTGCCTTTGCGATGTACGGCATCGCTTTCGGCGTTCAGGCCGTGCGCCGCGCCATGGTTTTTCATCCGATGTCGATCGCCGGCTTCGGCCTGCTGATCGCCGCCTTGTCCGGCCTCATCTCTGCGCCGCTCGGCTACCCCTTCATGACCGGTGTCTGGATCTATCCGAGCCTCTTCGGTGTCGAAGTGCCGCTCGCGACCGTGATTTCCTTCGACATCGGCGTCTATCTTGTGGTCGTCGGCACCTTCGCCTCGATCGCGCTTGCACTCGAAGAAAGGGATGACGGCTGATGGAAGTCATCTTCTCGCTCGTCGTCGGTATCTTCTTTGCCGCCGCCGTTTATCTGATGCTGTCGAGAAAGATCGTCCGCATTCTGCTCGGACTCGTCTTGCTCGGCAATGCCGTCAACATGCTGCTCTTCACCGCCGGTCGCCTGACCCCGTCCATCCCGCCGATCATTCCGGGTGGCGTCGACGTGCTGCCGGCCGGTACCGCCAATCCGCTGCCGCAGGCGCTCATCCTGACGGCGATCGTCATTTCCTTCTCCTTCTTCTGCTTCCTGCTGGTGTTGAGCTATCGCGCCTATCAGGACCTCGGCACCGACGACACGGGTGAAATGCGTGTCGCCGAGCCGATGGACGAGCCGCTGCCGCCGAGCGGCTACTGAGCGGGAGACACGAGGACCACATGGCTGCCCCCACAACGACCCCTGCCGACTACGCCGCCGCCTATGTCATGGAGCCGATGACGGCTGCCGACTGGCTCGCGGTCACGCCCATGGCGCTCTGCATCGTCTTCGGTGCGATCCTGATGATGATCCGCCACCGCACCCACTGGCATCCGCCGGTGGCACTGACGGGACTGGCGCTGCTCGTCCTCAACAATGCATTGCTGCTTGCCAAGGTCATGGCCGATGGCCCCCTGACCATGATGATGGGCCGCTGGCTGCCGCCCTTCGGCATCGCGATCACCGTCGACCTTGCCGGTGCGCTCCTCGCACTGTCCGCGGCCATCGTCGCTTTCTGCGGCGCGCTCTACGCCCATGTCGAGATCAACAACAGTGGCCGCCGCTATGGCTTCTACCCGCTTTTGATGTTGCTGATGGCCGGTGTCTCCGGTGCCTTCCTGACCGGCGACATCTTCAACCTCTATGTCTGGTTCGAGGTTCTGCTGATCTCCTCCTTCGGCCTCCTGATCCTCGGATCCGAGCGCGAGCAGATCGATGGTGCGCTGAAGTATGCCGTCCTCAACCTGATGGCGACGACGCTCTTCCTCATCGGCGTGTCCTATGTCTATGCCATCTTCGGCACGCTCAACATGGCCGACATCGCGACGAAGGTCCCGCAATATGCCGAGACCGCGCCACTGATGACGCTGACGGCGCTGTTCATCCTGGCCTTCTCGATGAAGGCTGCGGCCTTCCCGGTGAATTTCTGGCTGCCGGCCTCCTATCACACGCCGCGCGTCGTCGTATCGGCGCTGTTCGCCGGCCTTCTGACCAAGGTCGGTGTCTACGCGCTGTTCCGCGTCGTGGTCATGCTCTTCCCCGTCGAGCGTGAGGCGCTCAGCCTCGTCATCGCGATCGTCGCGGCTCTGACCATGATCTTCGGCGCGATCGGCGCGCTCGCCCAGAATGATATCCGCCGCTTCCTCGGCTTCGTGGTCATTGCCGGTATCGGCAACATGATGGCGGGCGTCGCGATCGGCGGCGACATGGCGGTGGGTGCTGCGATCTTCTATGCGCTGCACTCCATCCTCCTGATGACGGCGCTCTATCTGGTCGCCGGTGAGATCGGCCGCATCGGCGGCAGCTACCGCCTCGATCGCGTGGCCGGCCTCTGGACGGCAGCGCCCGCCTTCGCCGCGATCACCCTTGCGCTCTTCTTCGCCGCAAGCGGCCTTCCGCCTTTCTCCGGCTTCTGGCCGAAGGCGCTTCTGGTCAAGGCTTCGATCGATATCGGCGCCTGGTGGCTGGCCGCGTCCGTGCTCGTCTCCGGTTTCCTGACGACGATCGCCTTTGGTCGCGTCTTCCTCTTCTCCTTCTGGCGCCCGGTCGCCGTCGAAGGCAGTGCGCAGGCAACGGCTGCCCCCACATCGTCGGGCGCGCTGCGCTGGCGCATGACGCCGATCGTCATCCTGACCGCTTTCGTGGTCTGGTTCGGCCTCTTCCCGGACAGCCTGATCGTTGTCACGCAGCAGGCGGCCGCCGGTCTCTCCGATCCCACCGCCTATATCCGCTCCGTCTTTCCTGAAGGAGTTGCCCGATGAGCCTTTATGCACTCAGCATCCTGATGGCGGTGATCTGGGCCACCGTCTCCGGCAGCTTCACAGTCCCCAATCTGATCTTCGGCTTCGTCATCTCGCTGCTCACGCTCTACCTTCTGCGTGAGCGTTTCGTCGGCCGCGACTACACGAGCCGCTTCCGCCGCGTCCTGGCGCTGGTGATGCTCTTTCTCGTCGAACTCGCCAAGTCCGCCTGGCGTGTCGCCACACTCGTGCTCCAGCCGAAGATGGACCTGAAGCCCGGCATCTTCGCTTATCCGCTGACCGTCAAGAGCGATTGGGAGATCTCCTTGCTCGCCAATCTCATCACGCTCACCCCGGGCACGCTCTCCGTTGACGTTTCCGAGGACCGCTCGACGCTCTACATCCACGCGATTGACTGCTCCGACGTGGAGGCCGCCCGCCGTGACATCGCCGAGGGCTTCGAGAAGAAGATCATGGAGGC encodes the following:
- a CDS encoding Na+/H+ antiporter subunit B; this encodes MNTLIFRTFAPFLTALMLVFSIFVLLRGHNEPGGGFIGGLIGAAAFAMYGIAFGVQAVRRAMVFHPMSIAGFGLLIAALSGLISAPLGYPFMTGVWIYPSLFGVEVPLATVISFDIGVYLVVVGTFASIALALEERDDG
- a CDS encoding Na+/H+ antiporter subunit C, encoding MEVIFSLVVGIFFAAAVYLMLSRKIVRILLGLVLLGNAVNMLLFTAGRLTPSIPPIIPGGVDVLPAGTANPLPQALILTAIVISFSFFCFLLVLSYRAYQDLGTDDTGEMRVAEPMDEPLPPSGY
- a CDS encoding Na+/H+ antiporter subunit D, translating into MAAPTTTPADYAAAYVMEPMTAADWLAVTPMALCIVFGAILMMIRHRTHWHPPVALTGLALLVLNNALLLAKVMADGPLTMMMGRWLPPFGIAITVDLAGALLALSAAIVAFCGALYAHVEINNSGRRYGFYPLLMLLMAGVSGAFLTGDIFNLYVWFEVLLISSFGLLILGSEREQIDGALKYAVLNLMATTLFLIGVSYVYAIFGTLNMADIATKVPQYAETAPLMTLTALFILAFSMKAAAFPVNFWLPASYHTPRVVVSALFAGLLTKVGVYALFRVVVMLFPVEREALSLVIAIVAALTMIFGAIGALAQNDIRRFLGFVVIAGIGNMMAGVAIGGDMAVGAAIFYALHSILLMTALYLVAGEIGRIGGSYRLDRVAGLWTAAPAFAAITLALFFAASGLPPFSGFWPKALLVKASIDIGAWWLAASVLVSGFLTTIAFGRVFLFSFWRPVAVEGSAQATAAPTSSGALRWRMTPIVILTAFVVWFGLFPDSLIVVTQQAAAGLSDPTAYIRSVFPEGVAR
- a CDS encoding Na+/H+ antiporter subunit E — encoded protein: MSLYALSILMAVIWATVSGSFTVPNLIFGFVISLLTLYLLRERFVGRDYTSRFRRVLALVMLFLVELAKSAWRVATLVLQPKMDLKPGIFAYPLTVKSDWEISLLANLITLTPGTLSVDVSEDRSTLYIHAIDCSDVEAARRDIAEGFEKKIMEAFA